In Malaclemys terrapin pileata isolate rMalTer1 chromosome 10, rMalTer1.hap1, whole genome shotgun sequence, the following are encoded in one genomic region:
- the LOC128843990 gene encoding transmembrane protein 180-like, which yields MKFVLGIHPNALAYSMTTLGAGMMNSIFNFYYVKLFLNQYKISEVAFHQAQVVFMIWNAINDPLFGYIQDNSKVPCCSRRQFSILYGAPLYGLAFLLPWFPWKHYEEGDWLNGLHLIVALCAFDGLLTFVLLAQCALFAEISTRHESRLQLIKYNQVATLVGSTSILFCGLISDNMENFAYFQIFTVLVAALATACMCYTGIYSTSQYEQRETAVENTSLENNDKALSWSSVISLTKQIMTQKNFILFVTMNFFQVFHLAFCNNFMMIFADNLIPKDVLSSFIRSIMYGAGFICPQCLVLLSHTLLKKFGYYRIILFSFYLEGIAAAVMFVLGPEHYYLLAIYLTTNMVIVQASFSLFNLPLADIVDADLIKHKRRSPLSSMVFGTNALFTKPAQSLAPMLVVTILNQFGYENLNNKFSQPDPSLFLGLHDAMFYLICLVPLCIAVIQILTWTPFSIQNSHMTATH from the exons ATGAAGTTTGTTTTAGGAATTCATCCTAATGCCCTGGCATATTCCATGACCACACTAGGTGCTGGAATGATGAACAGTATCTTTAATTTCTACTATGTTAAGCTTTTCTTAAACCAATACAAGATTTCAGAAGTAGCATTTCATCAAGCACAG GTAGTTTTTATGATCTGGAATGCCATTAATGACCCTCTCTTTGGGTATATTCAAGACAACTCCAAAGTCCCATGCTGCTCAAGACGTCAGTTTTCAATTTTATATGGAGCACCATTATATGGTTTAGCTTTTCTGCTTCCCTGGTTTCCTTGGAAACATTATGAGGAAGGTGACTGGCTTAATGGTCTTCACCTTATTGTTGCTTTATGTGCTTTTGATGGCTTGCTTACATTTGTGTTGCTAGCACAATGTGCGCTCTTTGCAGAGATTTCAACTAGACATGAAAGTAGACTTCAGCTTATTAAATATAACCAAGTGGCAACATTAGTTGGATCAACCAGCATTCTTTTTTGTGGTCTAATATCAGATAATATGGAAAATTTTGCCTATTTTCAAATCTTTACTGTTTTGGTTGCAGCACTAGCAACTGCTTGTATGTGTTACACTGGCATATATAGCACAAGTCAGTATGAACAGAGAGAAACTGCTGTGGAGAACACTAGCTTAGAAAATAATGATAAAGCTCTCTCCTGGTCCTCTGTAATTTCATTAACCAAACAGATAATGACGCAGAAAAACTTTATACTTTTTGTGACCATGAACTTCTTTCAAGTCTTCCACTTAGCCTTCTGCAACAATTTCATGATGATCTTTGCGGATAATCTCATCCCTAAGGATGTCCTTTCCTCTTTTATAAGAAGCATCATGTATGGGGCTGGCTTTATTTGTCCTCAG TGCCTTGTGCTTCTCAGTCATACTTTGCTGAAGAAGTTTGGCTATTACAGGATCATCTTGTTTTCCTTTTACTTAGAAGGAATAGCTGCAGCTGTCATGTTTGTTCTCGGACCAGAACACTACTACCTGCTAGCTATTTATCTCACGACAAACAT GGTAATTGTTCAAGCGTCATTCAGTTTGTTTAATCTGCCCTTAGCAGATATTGTTGATGCAGACTTAATAAAACACAAACGGAG ATCACCACTTTCCTCCATGGTTTTTGGTACCAATGCTTTATTTACTAAGCCTGCCCAGTCTTTGGCTCCTATGCTTGTGGTTACAATACTAAATCAATTTGGATATGAGAACCTGAATAATAAATTTTCTCAGCCTGATCCAAG TTTGTTCTTAGGTCTTCATGATGCTATGTTCTACTTGATCTGTCTGGTTCCACTTTGCATTGCAGTTATACAGATTCTGACATGGACTCCCTTCTCCATCCAGAACAGTCATATGACAGCCACACATTGA